One window of Fusarium keratoplasticum isolate Fu6.1 chromosome 2, whole genome shotgun sequence genomic DNA carries:
- a CDS encoding TRNA (guanine-N(7)-)-methyltransferase, whose translation MTTELPNKQKGRELSRAARTKDGVTQLPRKKFYRQRAHANPFSDHMLEYPTSPDDMDWSVYFPHYVQDEAPEDVTKPRPLRKDVEIVDIGCGFGGLLVALAPKLPDTLVLGLEIRTQVAEYVQERIKALRSQNSDNMYQNVGCIRANTMKFLPNFFKKSQLSKIFICFPDPHFKARKHKARIVSTTLNSEYAYALRPGGIVYTITDVEDLHMWMVQHLDAHPAFERIPKEEEEADECVQVMLTETEEGKKVARNKGQKFVALFRRLEDPPW comes from the exons ATGACGACAGAGCTTCCAAATAAACAAAAAGGCCGCGAGCTGAGTCGAGCAGCAAGGACCAAGGATGGGGTCACTCAGTTGCCGCGCAAAAAGTTTTACCGCCAGCGGGCGCATGCGAATCCCTTCTCCGACCACATGTTAGAGTA CCCTACATCCCCAGATGACATGGATTGGTCGGTTTATTTTCCGCATTATGTTCAAGATGAGGCCCCGGAGGATGTCACTAAGCCTCGTCCTCTCCGCAAAGACGTAGAGATTGTCGATATTGGCTGTGGATTTGGTGGTCTCTTGGTTGCTTTGGCACCAAAGTTGCCAGACACCCTAGTTCTCG GCCTGGAGATCCGTACCCAGGTTGCAGAGTATGTCCAAGAGCGGATAAAGGCACTGCGGTCACAAAACTCGGACAACATGTATCAAAACGTGGGATGTATCCGGGCGAACACGATGAAGTTTCTCCCAaacttcttcaagaagagcCAATTGTCCAAAATCTTCATCTGTTTCCCCGACCCTCACTTCAAGGCTAGAAAACACAAGGCGAGAATTGTGTCGACAACACTCAACTCGGAATACGCCTATGCTCTCCGACCCGGAGGCATCGTGTACACCATCACAGACGTCGAAGACTTGCATATGTGGATGGTTCAGCACCTCGATGCTCATCCTGCTTTCGAGAGGATTCcgaaggaggaagaggaagcggATGAGTGTGTGCAGGTCATGTTGACCGAGACGGAAGAGGGCAAGAAAGTAGCCAGGAATAAGGGTCAAAAGTTTGTGGCCTTGTTCCGGAGGCTTGAGGATCCTCCGTGGTAG
- a CDS encoding Homoserine dehydrogenase has protein sequence MAAPKQVYIAIIGAGGVGKVFIDQLQTLAARRPSPKLSLAYIATSRKALYNDDYSAINLENVIDTLGASSKAPLALPQVVEYLSKAPAKTVLVDNTSSQDVAELYPLALSQGISIVTPNKKAFSGSYKLWQDIFSAAEASGARVYHESSVGAGLPVISTLKDLIETGDKVTKIEGVFSGTMSFLFNSFAPTEGQGGKWSDEVKNAKSLGYTEPDPRDDLNGLDVARKLTILARLAGLPVESPTSFPVQSLIPKELESCTSGDEFLEKLPAFDQQMEETKAAAEKAGKVVRFVGSIDTASQQVKVGLEQFDRSHPIAALKGSDNIISFYTERYGSNPLIVQGAGAGGAVTAMGVTADLIKVLSQIA, from the exons ATGGCCGCCCCCAAGCAAGTTTACATTGCCATCATTG GCGCCGGTGGTGTTGGCAAGGTCTTCATTGACCAGCTCCAGACCCTCGCTGCTCGGAGGCCTTCCCCGAAGCTGAGTCTCGCCTACATTGCCACGAGCCGCAAGGCCCTCTACAACGACGACTACTCTGCTATCAACCTCGAAAATGTCATCGATACCCTCGgagcctcctccaaggccCCCCTCGCTCTTCCCCAGGTCGTTGAGTACCTTTCCAAGGCCCCCGCCAAGAccgtcctcgtcgacaaCACAAGCTCCCAAGACGTTGCCGAGCTGTACCCCCTCGCCCTGAGCCAAGGCATCAGCATCGTCACCCCCAACAAGAAGGCTTTCTCTGGCTCCTATAAGCTGTGGCAGGATATCTTCTCGGCCGCCGAGGCTTCTGGAGCTCGTGTCTACCATGAGTCATCTGTTGGTGCTGGCCTTCCCGTCATTTCCACCCTGAAGGATCTAATTGAGACTGGCGACAAGGTCACCAAGATTGAGGGTGTCTTCAGCGGCACCATGTCTTTCCTCTTCAACTCCTTTGCTCCCACCGAGGGCCAGGGCGGCAAGTGGTcggacgaggtcaagaacgCCAAGTCTCTTGGCTACACTGAGCCTGACCCCCGAGACGATCTCAACGGTCTCGACGTTGCTCGCAAGCTGACTATCCTGGCCCGCCTGGCTGGTCTCCCTGTTGAGTCTCCCACCTCCTTCCCCGTGCAGAGCCTCATCcccaaggagctcgagtcCTGCACCAGCGGTGAcgagttcctcgagaagctccctGCCTTTGACcagcagatggaggagacTAAGGCCgctgccgagaaggccgGCAAGGTTGTCCGATTCGTTGGAAGCATCGACACTGCTTCCCAGCAGGTCAAGGTTGGACTCGAGCAGTTTGACCGCTCTCACCCCATTGCCGCTCTCAAGGGCAGCGATAACATCATCAGCTTCTACACTGAGAGGTATGGAAGCAACCCTCTGATTGTCCAGGGTGccggtgctggtggtgctgtGACTGCCATGGGTGTGACTGCCGACCTGATCAAGGTTCTGTCGCAGATTGCTTAA